Proteins from one Streptosporangium becharense genomic window:
- a CDS encoding spermine/spermidine synthase domain-containing protein — protein MTTAAETTPTPHSASRHGHWLSTRPRLVVASGFMLFLELALIRWTGSNIVHLSYFTNFVLLGSFLGIGLGFLRVGRTTRQPYYSPIVLAALVLVVLLFPVTVDRQTEGVLYWTSLSASGPPPWLILPVIFVAAAVVLMGPAELVGRCFPELDRLEAYRYDLIGSLTGIALFTALSFLSAPPVVWGGIAALAYAVLLWPRRPWARVALLLPSLVVVGALAVETLTAGALWSPYYKVTYVRGHWNDVPLMNIDVNGIPHQQATPARSRLEWERQYALPYERSATGRLDDVLIVGAGSGTDVSIALSKGARHVDAVEIDPKLLELGRRHHPDRPYDDPRVTTHVTDGRAFLERTSGRYDLILFALPDSLTLVSGASSLRLESYLFTSQAMEAAREHLKPGGSFSMYNYYREGWLVDRLASTVQSAFGHRPCVDIVSETGQQAVITAGLTPDAQRCGGEWAGATADTPPPAGDDRPFLYLKDRTIPQIYLLTLGLILIVSMLAVRAVAGPYARMRPYADLFLLGVAFLLLETKSVTGFALLFGTTWVVNAIVFAGVLVAVLAAVEVTRRFRVPSLPVMYGVLLAGLLLAWLVPNSWLLGLPLPVRAVVAVVVAFLPIFAANVVFAKRFAGSADGTVAFGANLLGAMVGGCLEYLALVVGYQALLVVAGVVYLGAFALLPRTARAG, from the coding sequence ATGACCACAGCGGCCGAGACGACGCCGACACCGCACTCCGCATCCCGGCACGGGCACTGGCTGAGCACCCGGCCACGGCTGGTCGTGGCCAGTGGCTTCATGCTCTTCCTGGAGCTGGCGCTGATCCGGTGGACCGGATCGAACATCGTCCATCTGAGTTATTTCACGAATTTCGTCCTGCTCGGTTCCTTCCTCGGGATCGGACTCGGGTTCCTCCGGGTCGGACGCACCACCCGGCAGCCGTACTATTCGCCGATCGTGCTGGCCGCGTTGGTGCTGGTGGTCCTGCTGTTCCCGGTCACCGTGGACCGCCAGACCGAGGGCGTCCTGTACTGGACGAGCCTGAGCGCCAGCGGGCCGCCCCCCTGGCTCATCCTGCCGGTGATCTTCGTCGCGGCGGCGGTCGTGCTGATGGGCCCGGCCGAACTGGTCGGGCGGTGCTTCCCCGAACTCGACCGGCTGGAGGCCTACCGCTACGACCTGATCGGCAGCCTGACCGGGATCGCGCTGTTCACCGCCCTGTCGTTCCTCAGCGCGCCGCCGGTGGTGTGGGGCGGGATCGCGGCGCTCGCCTACGCGGTGCTGCTGTGGCCCCGCAGGCCCTGGGCCCGCGTCGCGCTGCTGTTGCCCTCGCTGGTCGTCGTCGGGGCGCTCGCCGTCGAGACGCTGACCGCCGGGGCGTTGTGGTCGCCGTACTACAAGGTGACCTACGTGCGCGGTCACTGGAACGACGTGCCGCTGATGAACATCGACGTCAACGGCATCCCGCACCAGCAGGCGACCCCGGCGCGCAGCCGCCTGGAGTGGGAACGCCAGTACGCCCTGCCGTACGAGCGCTCCGCCACGGGCAGGCTCGACGACGTGCTGATCGTGGGTGCGGGCAGCGGCACCGACGTGTCGATCGCGCTGTCCAAGGGAGCAAGGCACGTCGACGCCGTGGAGATCGACCCCAAGCTGCTCGAACTCGGCCGCAGGCACCACCCGGACCGGCCCTACGACGACCCCCGGGTCACCACCCACGTCACCGACGGCCGCGCCTTCCTGGAGCGCACCTCCGGCAGGTACGACCTGATCCTCTTCGCGCTGCCCGACTCGCTCACCCTGGTCTCCGGCGCGAGCTCGCTGCGACTGGAGAGCTACCTGTTCACGTCGCAGGCGATGGAGGCGGCCCGCGAGCACCTCAAACCCGGCGGCTCCTTCTCGATGTACAACTACTACCGTGAGGGCTGGCTGGTCGACCGGCTCGCCTCCACCGTCCAGTCCGCCTTCGGCCACAGGCCGTGCGTCGACATCGTCAGCGAGACCGGCCAGCAGGCGGTCATCACCGCGGGGCTGACCCCGGACGCGCAGCGGTGCGGCGGCGAGTGGGCCGGGGCGACCGCCGACACCCCGCCGCCGGCCGGTGACGACCGGCCCTTCCTCTACCTGAAGGACCGGACGATCCCGCAGATCTACCTCCTCACCCTCGGCCTGATCCTCATCGTGAGCATGCTCGCCGTCCGCGCGGTGGCCGGCCCCTACGCCCGGATGCGTCCCTACGCCGACCTATTCCTGCTCGGGGTGGCGTTCCTGCTGCTGGAGACCAAGAGCGTCACCGGGTTCGCGCTGCTGTTCGGCACCACCTGGGTGGTCAACGCGATCGTGTTCGCCGGGGTCCTGGTCGCGGTGCTCGCCGCCGTGGAGGTGACCCGCCGCTTCCGGGTCCCTTCCCTGCCGGTGATGTACGGCGTGCTGCTGGCCGGGCTGCTGCTGGCCTGGCTGGTGCCGAACTCCTGGCTGCTGGGCCTGCCGCTGCCGGTGCGCGCGGTGGTCGCCGTGGTCGTGGCGTTCCTGCCGATCTTCGCGGCCAACGTGGTGTTCGCCAAGCGCTTCGCCGGCTCCGCGGACGGCACGGTCGCCTTCGGCGCCAACCTGCTGGGTGCGATGGTGGGAGGCTGCCTGGAGTACCTGGCGCTGGTCGTCGGCTACCAGGCGCTGCTGGTCGTCGCGGGGGTGGTCTACCTCGGGGCCTTCGCGCTGCTGCCCAGGACCGCGCGGGCCGGGTGA
- a CDS encoding LCP family protein: MALAVVGGVAWFLLMLFSYISLRPERLNGRGQIVSGIVVGVLCVSVLAPFALTASTVLTLKETANSIFGSTADDPTAAPIKHEDPWGGRKRVNFLLVGGDGAGNREGVRTDSMTVASVDVMTGNTAMFSIPRNLQHVHFPAGTQLAKRFPSGFMRELPNGGLLNEVWQYAEDHPEVVPGKKDGQRGPRALMDALGHTLGFKIDYYALVNMYGFAHLVDAIGGLKIKVERDIPWGGLYGTAGTIKAGYRTLSGEEALWYGRSRVGSDDFSRMARQRCVIGAFAQQATPAVVLTNFAKIANVAKKTAKTDIPRELLEHIAELGLRVKDARIVSLQFVPPEFYTGSPDWQKIRTAAARTVRQSMQSPRRAQAAPASPGASGTSPAPSASGTGTSPSASGPATTTPTPTATRTTAAKPSQTPTQNGKNAQTLDEICGF; the protein is encoded by the coding sequence GTGGCCCTCGCCGTCGTCGGCGGGGTCGCCTGGTTCCTGCTGATGCTCTTCTCCTACATCTCCCTGCGGCCGGAGCGGCTCAACGGCAGGGGCCAGATCGTCTCGGGCATCGTGGTGGGCGTGCTGTGCGTGTCGGTGCTGGCGCCGTTCGCGCTGACCGCGAGCACCGTGCTGACCCTCAAGGAGACGGCCAACAGCATCTTCGGGAGCACGGCGGACGATCCCACCGCGGCCCCGATCAAGCATGAGGACCCCTGGGGCGGACGCAAGCGGGTGAACTTCCTGCTCGTCGGCGGCGACGGCGCCGGGAACCGGGAAGGCGTCCGGACCGACAGCATGACCGTGGCCAGCGTGGACGTCATGACCGGCAACACAGCCATGTTCAGCATCCCCCGCAACCTCCAGCACGTCCACTTCCCGGCCGGCACCCAGCTCGCCAAGCGGTTCCCCAGCGGCTTCATGCGCGAGCTGCCCAACGGCGGCCTGCTCAACGAGGTGTGGCAGTACGCCGAGGACCACCCCGAGGTCGTACCGGGCAAGAAGGACGGGCAGCGCGGCCCCCGGGCGCTGATGGACGCCCTCGGCCACACACTCGGTTTCAAGATCGACTATTACGCCCTGGTCAACATGTACGGCTTCGCCCACCTGGTGGACGCCATCGGCGGCCTGAAGATCAAGGTGGAGCGCGACATCCCGTGGGGCGGTCTCTACGGCACCGCGGGCACCATCAAGGCCGGCTACCGGACCCTCAGCGGTGAGGAGGCGCTCTGGTACGGGCGATCGCGCGTCGGCAGCGACGACTTCTCCCGGATGGCCCGTCAGCGCTGCGTCATCGGCGCCTTCGCCCAGCAGGCCACCCCCGCGGTCGTGCTCACCAACTTCGCCAAGATCGCAAATGTGGCGAAGAAGACAGCCAAGACCGACATCCCGCGTGAGCTGCTGGAGCACATCGCCGAGCTGGGCCTGCGCGTCAAGGACGCCAGGATCGTCAGCCTCCAGTTCGTGCCGCCGGAGTTCTACACCGGCTCGCCCGACTGGCAGAAGATCCGCACCGCGGCCGCCAGGACGGTGCGCCAGTCGATGCAGTCCCCCCGTCGCGCGCAGGCCGCCCCGGCCTCCCCCGGCGCGAGCGGCACGAGCCCCGCCCCCTCCGCGAGCGGCACGGGGACCTCCCCCTCCGCGAGCGGCCCCGCGACCACCACTCCCACGCCCACCGCCACGAGGACGACGGCGGCCAAGCCGAGCCAGACCCCCACCCAGAACGGCAAGAACGCGCAGACGCTCGACGAGATCTGCGGTTTCTGA
- a CDS encoding ABC transporter ATP-binding protein: MIKASALSKTFPGGVEAVRGVDMTVEKGEIVGFLGPNGAGKTTTMRMLTTLLTPSGGSATVAGHDLITDPRNVRRRIGYVSQGGGIGPANPVGEELELHAMLYGMRQAEARERVAAILGSLSLTGLENRPGGALSGGQRRRFDLAFGLVHGPSLLFLDEPTTGLDPRSRADLWTHIRRLRDEDGLTVFLTTHYLDEADALADRLLVIDHGVIVAEGTPAELKGGTGTLDDAFLSITGRSLRDDAENEGR, encoded by the coding sequence ATGATCAAAGCATCGGCACTGAGCAAGACCTTCCCGGGTGGTGTCGAGGCCGTCAGGGGTGTCGACATGACGGTGGAGAAGGGAGAGATCGTGGGATTCCTCGGCCCCAACGGGGCGGGGAAGACGACCACCATGCGGATGCTGACCACCCTGCTGACCCCCAGCGGGGGCAGTGCCACGGTCGCCGGGCACGACCTGATCACCGATCCGCGGAACGTACGACGACGGATCGGCTACGTCTCACAGGGCGGTGGAATCGGCCCGGCCAATCCGGTGGGGGAGGAGCTGGAACTGCACGCCATGTTGTACGGCATGCGTCAGGCCGAGGCGCGTGAGCGGGTCGCGGCGATCCTCGGCTCGCTCTCCCTGACCGGCCTGGAGAACCGGCCCGGCGGTGCGCTCTCCGGAGGTCAGCGCCGCCGTTTCGACCTGGCCTTCGGGCTGGTCCACGGCCCGTCGCTGCTCTTCCTCGACGAGCCCACCACCGGTCTCGACCCGCGGAGTCGGGCCGACCTCTGGACGCACATCCGGAGGCTGCGCGACGAGGACGGCCTGACGGTCTTCCTGACCACGCACTATCTCGACGAGGCGGACGCGCTGGCCGACCGCCTGCTCGTCATCGACCACGGCGTGATCGTCGCCGAGGGCACCCCGGCCGAGCTCAAGGGCGGCACCGGCACCCTCGACGACGCCTTCCTTTCCATCACCGGTCGCTCCCTGCGGGACGACGCCGAGAACGAGGGACGGTGA
- a CDS encoding S8 family serine peptidase, translating into MRVLLQLRPSPDVVAAVADPAVTTAAADVADTLPGVVLDPSFAPVVVPRPVPGGGGDPLSLHQPLTFSMAAGDASVLVRGEISDDEISTRVSLLPAFRPDVVGVFADPVIGPNLTCGGDPPVGDWHDVERLLRVAELAEEGLDGSGVAVAVLDTGINARHVTRRLDREVSLDAGRSWSPAGVNGGPGEFTVDHGTMCAFDALIAAPRASLIDVPVLLSRRPGGSALDGLLSDAIAAFAHLRTVLEGQPAGSRSLVISNSWGSFSPLWDFPVGHPGNYSDNPAHPFNLIISSLDRAGADVLFAAGNCGRECRDGRCAYPDRPIAGANSHPDALSVGGVDVRGDRVGYSSQGPGRLTARKPDLCCYTHFAGSGAFGDGEPDSGTSAACPVAAGVVAAVRTLWPSSRLSPAQLRTLLRRTADDRSDVGFDDDYGYGVLDTRGLIASLRRRARRVA; encoded by the coding sequence ATGCGAGTCCTGCTCCAGCTCCGCCCCTCACCCGACGTCGTCGCCGCCGTGGCCGACCCCGCGGTCACCACCGCGGCGGCCGACGTGGCCGACACGCTTCCCGGGGTCGTCCTCGACCCCTCGTTCGCTCCGGTCGTCGTGCCCAGGCCCGTGCCCGGCGGCGGGGGCGACCCCCTCTCCCTGCACCAGCCGCTGACGTTCTCCATGGCCGCGGGGGACGCCTCGGTGCTGGTCCGCGGGGAGATCTCCGACGACGAGATCTCCACCCGGGTCAGCCTGCTGCCGGCGTTCCGTCCCGACGTCGTGGGGGTCTTCGCCGACCCGGTGATCGGGCCGAACCTCACCTGCGGCGGCGACCCCCCGGTGGGCGACTGGCACGACGTGGAGCGGCTGCTGCGGGTCGCCGAGCTGGCCGAGGAGGGCCTGGACGGCTCGGGCGTCGCCGTCGCCGTGCTCGACACCGGCATCAACGCGCGGCACGTCACCCGGCGGCTCGACCGCGAGGTGAGCCTCGACGCGGGGCGGAGCTGGAGTCCGGCGGGGGTGAACGGCGGGCCGGGCGAGTTCACCGTCGACCACGGCACGATGTGCGCCTTCGACGCGCTGATCGCCGCCCCGCGCGCCTCGTTGATCGACGTCCCGGTGCTGCTCTCCCGGCGGCCGGGCGGTTCGGCCCTCGACGGCCTGCTGTCGGACGCCATCGCCGCCTTCGCCCACCTGCGCACCGTCCTGGAGGGGCAGCCCGCCGGATCACGCTCCCTGGTGATCAGCAACAGCTGGGGCTCCTTCTCCCCGCTCTGGGACTTCCCCGTCGGCCACCCGGGCAACTACTCCGACAACCCGGCCCACCCGTTCAACCTGATCATCTCCAGCCTCGACCGGGCCGGCGCCGACGTGCTGTTCGCCGCCGGCAACTGCGGTCGCGAGTGCCGCGACGGCCGGTGCGCCTACCCGGACCGGCCGATCGCGGGCGCCAACTCCCACCCGGACGCCCTCTCGGTCGGCGGCGTCGACGTCCGCGGCGACCGGGTCGGCTACTCCTCCCAGGGGCCGGGCCGCCTGACCGCCCGCAAGCCCGACCTCTGCTGCTACACCCACTTCGCGGGCTCCGGGGCCTTCGGTGACGGCGAGCCCGACTCGGGCACCTCGGCCGCCTGCCCGGTCGCCGCCGGCGTGGTGGCGGCGGTGCGCACCCTCTGGCCCTCCTCCCGGCTCTCGCCCGCCCAGCTGCGCACCCTGCTACGCCGTACCGCCGACGACCGCAGCGACGTCGGGTTCGACGACGACTACGGGTACGGCGTCCTCGACACGCGCGGCCTGATCGCCTCGTTGCGCCGCCGTGCCAGGCGCGTAGCGTGA
- a CDS encoding ABC transporter permease produces the protein MNDRMNVIRDTWLIFRHDVRISLRQRAGIVFGVLQPMLYLVLFGPLFATIGTWETLIPGLLIQVALLSAGLAGFGIVFDARSGVLERLRVTPARRVALLLGRVLAGSVVLLLQSLVLVAVGYAFGLRAAVPGVLVGLVLMILLGVGLAALSNAIALTMNPDAFAPVMSTAVIPLILLSGAFLPMSMAPGWLDALSLATPFRHVLEALRELFAGHYVTGTVATGAAVSVVLAVACVVVGTRVFNRANA, from the coding sequence GTGAACGACCGGATGAACGTCATCCGCGACACCTGGTTGATCTTCCGGCACGACGTCCGGATCTCCCTGCGGCAGAGGGCGGGGATCGTCTTCGGCGTCCTGCAGCCGATGCTCTACCTGGTGCTGTTCGGCCCGCTGTTCGCCACCATCGGCACCTGGGAGACCCTGATCCCCGGACTGCTGATCCAGGTGGCACTGCTCAGCGCGGGCCTGGCCGGGTTCGGCATCGTCTTCGACGCCAGGTCGGGGGTGCTGGAACGGCTGCGCGTCACCCCGGCGCGCCGGGTGGCCCTGCTGCTCGGCAGGGTGCTGGCCGGCTCCGTCGTCCTGCTGCTCCAGTCACTCGTGCTGGTCGCGGTGGGGTACGCCTTCGGCCTGCGGGCGGCGGTACCCGGCGTGCTGGTCGGGCTCGTCCTGATGATCCTGCTCGGTGTCGGCCTGGCGGCGCTGTCCAACGCGATCGCGCTCACCATGAACCCCGACGCGTTCGCCCCGGTCATGAGCACGGCGGTCATCCCGCTGATCCTGCTCTCCGGGGCCTTCCTGCCGATGTCCATGGCCCCGGGCTGGCTGGACGCGCTCTCCCTGGCCACCCCGTTCCGCCACGTGCTCGAAGCCCTGCGTGAGCTCTTCGCCGGACACTACGTCACCGGGACCGTCGCGACCGGCGCCGCGGTGTCCGTGGTCCTGGCGGTGGCCTGCGTCGTCGTGGGAACCCGCGTCTTCAACCGCGCGAACGCCTGA
- a CDS encoding TetR/AcrR family transcriptional regulator, with product MSEGLRERKKRETRRRISDVATGLFLARGFDNVTVAEVARVADVSVNTVFNYFATKEDLLLDRAPEVEDTLARVVRDRKPGESVLQAVRRDFLDALDTGHHRYGFHEGGGDFIRMVEASPTLVARTRQMAEARERRLAQAIAEELDADPDDLTPALVAAQIDATLRTLVGEAVRHMLAGEIVGAITPRLRRQAEHAFDLLESGIGGYRVRREDTPG from the coding sequence ATGAGCGAGGGCCTGCGCGAGCGTAAGAAGCGGGAGACCCGGCGACGCATCTCCGACGTCGCGACGGGGCTGTTCCTCGCCCGAGGGTTCGACAACGTGACGGTGGCGGAGGTCGCCAGGGTCGCCGACGTCTCGGTCAACACGGTCTTCAACTACTTCGCCACCAAGGAGGATCTGCTCCTCGACCGCGCACCCGAGGTCGAGGACACGCTGGCCCGGGTGGTGCGGGACCGCAAGCCGGGCGAGAGCGTGCTACAGGCGGTACGCCGCGACTTCCTGGACGCCCTGGACACCGGCCACCACCGCTACGGCTTCCACGAGGGCGGCGGAGACTTCATCCGGATGGTCGAGGCCAGCCCGACGCTGGTCGCCCGGACCCGGCAGATGGCCGAGGCCCGGGAGCGGAGACTCGCCCAGGCCATCGCCGAGGAACTGGACGCCGACCCCGACGATCTCACCCCCGCCCTCGTGGCGGCGCAGATCGACGCGACCCTGCGGACCCTGGTCGGCGAGGCCGTACGGCACATGCTCGCGGGCGAAATCGTCGGCGCCATCACCCCGCGTCTGCGACGGCAGGCCGAACACGCTTTCGACCTGCTGGAATCGGGGATCGGGGGATACCGCGTCCGGCGGGAGGACACACCTGGGTGA
- a CDS encoding ion transporter, which yields MRERLRAALETPRFQHLIIAVIVINSVTLGLETSATAVARYGTALTVVDHLALAVFVVELCAKVYAYGWRFFRNPWNLFDTAIVTVSLLPTAGGLSVLRTLRILRTLRLISVVPSLRRVVTALLAAVPGMTSIVLLLSLVLYVAAVMGTKLYHETAPKYFGDLPTSLFTLFQMMTGDAWSDITREVMTRHPWAWVFFVLFMLVCTFVVLNLFIAVVVSAMEEEHAEESVHATEELGAVLLAELAELRAEVRELRDRVPAAQNGPAARNGPATQNGPAARRAAGR from the coding sequence GTGCGCGAACGTCTTCGCGCCGCCCTGGAGACCCCCCGTTTCCAGCACCTCATCATCGCCGTCATCGTGATCAACTCCGTGACGCTGGGGCTGGAGACCTCGGCGACGGCCGTCGCACGGTACGGAACGGCGCTCACGGTCGTCGACCACCTCGCGCTCGCCGTCTTCGTCGTCGAACTGTGCGCCAAGGTCTACGCCTACGGCTGGCGGTTCTTCCGCAACCCGTGGAACCTGTTCGACACCGCGATCGTCACGGTCTCGCTGCTGCCCACGGCGGGCGGCCTGTCGGTGCTGCGCACCCTGCGGATCCTGCGGACGCTGCGGCTGATCTCGGTGGTGCCGAGCCTGCGCAGGGTGGTCACCGCCCTGCTCGCCGCCGTACCGGGGATGACGTCGATCGTGCTGTTGCTGAGCCTGGTGCTCTACGTCGCGGCGGTGATGGGCACGAAGCTCTACCACGAGACGGCGCCGAAGTACTTCGGGGACCTGCCCACCTCGCTGTTCACACTGTTCCAGATGATGACCGGTGACGCCTGGTCCGACATCACCCGCGAGGTGATGACCCGGCACCCGTGGGCCTGGGTGTTCTTCGTGCTCTTCATGCTGGTGTGCACCTTCGTGGTGCTGAACCTGTTCATCGCGGTGGTCGTCAGCGCGATGGAGGAGGAGCACGCCGAGGAGTCCGTGCATGCCACCGAGGAGCTGGGGGCCGTGCTCCTGGCCGAGCTGGCCGAGCTGCGGGCCGAGGTGCGGGAGCTGCGCGACCGGGTCCCCGCGGCGCAGAACGGGCCCGCGGCACGGAACGGGCCCGCGACGCAGAACGGGCCCGCCGCCCGGCGGGCGGCGGGCCGGTAG
- the rpsD gene encoding 30S ribosomal protein S4, with protein MRYTGPKVRLSRRAGVPLTRKAVRYFEERPYPPGEHGRKTNRRQTGDYGLRLMEKQKLRWYYDVSERQMGRYWDLAVRSSGRSGAELVVLLESRLASLVLRAGLAPSIYAARQYVTHGHITVDGRKVDIPSYLVKPGQVIAVREKSRRMQPFVAASEGVYADDRVAPYIDVNHGELRFTLVNRPLREQVVVPVDEQLVVEFYSR; from the coding sequence ATGCGCTACACCGGACCCAAGGTTCGGCTCTCTCGCCGGGCGGGCGTCCCGCTGACCCGCAAGGCCGTCCGCTACTTCGAGGAGCGGCCCTACCCGCCGGGCGAGCACGGGCGCAAGACGAACCGCCGCCAGACCGGCGACTACGGGCTCCGGTTGATGGAGAAGCAGAAGCTGCGCTGGTACTACGACGTGTCCGAGCGCCAGATGGGCCGCTACTGGGACCTGGCGGTGCGCAGCAGCGGCCGTTCCGGCGCCGAGCTGGTGGTGCTGCTGGAGTCGAGGCTCGCCTCGCTCGTCCTGCGCGCCGGCCTGGCCCCGTCGATCTACGCGGCCCGCCAGTACGTCACCCACGGCCACATCACCGTGGACGGCCGGAAGGTCGACATCCCCAGCTACCTGGTCAAGCCCGGACAGGTCATCGCGGTGCGTGAGAAGTCGCGCCGCATGCAGCCGTTCGTCGCGGCCTCCGAAGGCGTCTACGCCGACGACCGGGTCGCCCCCTACATCGACGTCAACCACGGTGAGCTCCGGTTCACCCTGGTCAACCGCCCGCTGCGCGAGCAGGTCGTCGTCCCCGTGGACGAGCAGCTCGTGGTGGAGTTCTACTCCCGCTGA
- the folP gene encoding dihydropteroate synthase — translation MTILRLRGREFRPGEFAIMAVVNRTPDSFFDRGRTYGFPAALEAVDAAVAAGADIVDIGGVKAGPGAEVDPAEEIRRVADLVAAVRRRHPELVISVDTWRAEVGEVVAQAGADLLNDTWGGVDPELAGVAAKHGIGLVCAHAGRVAPRTRPHRIAYADVVADVVGYTVALAERAAAAGVPRESILIDPAHDFGKNTRHSLEIGRRLDELVDTGWPVLVAVSNKDFVGETLGGLPVDERHAGTMATLAISAWQGARVFRVHDAASARTALAVIGALRR, via the coding sequence ATGACTATCTTGCGCCTGCGTGGCCGTGAGTTCCGGCCCGGCGAATTCGCGATCATGGCGGTGGTCAACCGCACCCCCGACTCCTTCTTCGATCGGGGCAGGACATACGGTTTCCCCGCGGCCCTGGAGGCGGTGGACGCGGCGGTCGCCGCGGGAGCCGACATCGTCGACATCGGCGGTGTCAAGGCGGGCCCCGGAGCCGAGGTCGATCCGGCGGAGGAGATCCGCAGGGTGGCCGACCTGGTGGCCGCGGTCAGGCGGCGCCACCCCGAGCTCGTCATCAGTGTCGACACCTGGCGTGCCGAGGTCGGCGAGGTCGTCGCCCAGGCGGGTGCGGACCTGCTCAACGACACCTGGGGCGGAGTCGACCCCGAGCTGGCCGGCGTCGCCGCGAAACACGGCATCGGGCTGGTCTGCGCGCATGCCGGCCGCGTCGCCCCGCGCACCCGCCCGCATCGCATCGCCTACGCCGACGTGGTCGCCGACGTGGTCGGATACACCGTGGCCCTGGCCGAGCGCGCCGCCGCGGCGGGCGTGCCCAGGGAGTCGATCCTCATCGACCCCGCGCACGACTTCGGCAAGAACACCCGGCACTCCCTGGAGATCGGCCGCCGCCTGGACGAACTGGTGGACACCGGCTGGCCGGTGCTCGTCGCGGTCTCCAACAAGGACTTCGTCGGCGAGACCCTCGGTGGCCTGCCCGTCGACGAACGTCACGCCGGGACCATGGCGACCCTCGCGATCTCCGCGTGGCAGGGGGCGAGGGTCTTCCGGGTGCACGACGCCGCCTCCGCCCGCACCGCGCTGGCGGTCATCGGTGCGCTGCGCCGCTGA
- a CDS encoding LysR family transcriptional regulator — MNLQQLRYVVATAEHRTMTDAARSLYIAQPALSRAIRDLERELGMTLFARSGRGVVVTAQGRRVVKLAREALDAVREIEALSTHGHTSEAELRIASTPSLEPGLAGRLLPAYAAEHPGVRVHIVRCDGRDGVVSAIRDHRADLGLTDLPVPADLVSHPLERQEIVLISPPGVDLPDPVPMRRLNGMRLTLPSPDSARRREFDALFAKHGVAPVVVSHIDERGNWLGTVRSGTASMLWYRGAADQAVRAGLVVRTLDPSVRRVIALVHARRRLPASAQEFLSVAEGGSAA; from the coding sequence ATGAATCTGCAGCAGCTCCGCTATGTGGTCGCGACGGCGGAGCATCGCACCATGACCGACGCGGCCAGGTCGCTCTACATCGCCCAGCCTGCGCTTTCCCGTGCCATCAGGGACCTGGAACGGGAACTCGGGATGACGCTGTTCGCCCGCTCCGGACGCGGGGTCGTCGTCACCGCGCAGGGACGCCGGGTGGTCAAGCTGGCCAGGGAGGCCCTCGACGCGGTTCGCGAGATCGAGGCCCTGTCCACGCACGGCCACACCTCCGAGGCGGAGCTCCGCATCGCCTCGACGCCCAGTCTCGAACCGGGGCTGGCCGGACGCCTCCTTCCCGCCTACGCCGCCGAGCATCCCGGGGTGCGCGTCCACATCGTCCGCTGCGACGGCCGGGACGGTGTGGTCAGCGCCATCAGGGACCATCGGGCCGACCTCGGCCTGACGGACCTGCCCGTCCCCGCCGACCTGGTCAGCCATCCGCTGGAGCGGCAGGAGATCGTCCTGATCTCCCCGCCCGGAGTGGACCTGCCCGACCCGGTGCCGATGCGGAGACTCAACGGCATGCGCCTGACACTGCCGAGTCCCGACAGCGCCAGGCGCAGGGAGTTCGACGCGCTCTTCGCCAAGCACGGGGTGGCCCCCGTGGTGGTGAGCCACATCGACGAGCGCGGCAACTGGCTGGGAACGGTCCGTTCGGGCACGGCCTCGATGCTCTGGTACCGGGGGGCGGCCGACCAGGCCGTCCGGGCCGGGCTCGTGGTCCGCACCCTCGACCCCTCGGTCCGCCGGGTGATCGCCCTCGTGCACGCGCGGCGGCGGCTGCCCGCCTCGGCCCAGGAGTTCCTGTCCGTGGCCGAAGGTGGGTCGGCCGCGTAA